One genomic window of Thermoanaerobacterales bacterium includes the following:
- the lexA gene encoding transcriptional repressor LexA, giving the protein MSTVGQRIRSARERLGMSQRRLAEQAGLSPQFVSDIERGRTPPSLKTLKLIAAALEISPTLLLEDSEVRPALEVVELPILGRVPAGGPVLSEEHIRGHMAMPGRLVKEPAFILEVTGNSMQEMGIDDGDYLLVRVQPQAENGEVVIARIDGEVTCKRFYLTGPYVTLEPANQTLRPMRIPAEKVEIIGVVTRVIKKVGN; this is encoded by the coding sequence ATGAGCACGGTAGGCCAGCGCATCCGGTCCGCCCGGGAAAGGCTGGGCATGAGCCAGCGGCGTCTCGCCGAACAGGCGGGTCTCTCGCCGCAATTCGTCAGCGATATTGAGCGCGGGCGTACTCCGCCAAGCCTCAAGACGCTAAAACTCATCGCCGCGGCGCTGGAGATCTCCCCCACCCTCCTGCTTGAGGACTCCGAGGTCCGCCCGGCCCTGGAGGTGGTCGAGCTACCGATTCTGGGCCGGGTCCCGGCCGGCGGACCGGTTCTGAGCGAGGAACACATTCGCGGGCACATGGCCATGCCCGGGCGCCTGGTGAAGGAGCCTGCCTTCATCCTTGAGGTCACCGGCAACAGTATGCAGGAGATGGGTATTGACGACGGCGACTACCTGCTCGTCCGCGTTCAGCCGCAGGCCGAGAACGGCGAAGTCGTAATCGCCCGTATCGACGGCGAAGTGACCTGCAAACGTTTTTATCTGACAGGCCCTTATGTCACCCTGGAACCCGCAAACCAGACCCTGCGTCCGATGCGGATCCCGGCGGAGAAGGTGGAAATCATCGGCGTCGTGACCCGGGTCATCAAGAAAGTCGGCAACTAG
- a CDS encoding RNA methyltransferase, translating to MIPAITSRQNERIKWLRRFQQRRHRDAEGRFLVEGPHLVEEALDAGWAVDLVVHSPETAGRERAAAVLERARRHGVELLAVAGHVLPLLAATVTPQGLVALVRKPPARSLPDVLPEHLQRPLVAVLDGLQDPGNLGTVIRTADAAGVDAVLLTGGTVDLYAPKTVRAAAGSLFHVRVGEPAGPGECAAFLKTRGLSILAADPRDGTPVFDCDLTGPVALVIGNEGAGVGPVLRKAADGLVRVPMLGRAESLNAAVAASLIIYEAVRQRLKAPCV from the coding sequence ATGATACCGGCGATCACTTCCCGCCAGAACGAGCGTATCAAATGGCTGAGACGCTTCCAGCAGCGCCGTCACCGGGACGCCGAGGGACGGTTCCTGGTCGAGGGGCCGCACCTGGTGGAGGAAGCCCTGGATGCGGGCTGGGCCGTTGACCTGGTCGTGCACTCCCCCGAAACGGCCGGACGGGAGCGTGCCGCGGCGGTCCTGGAGCGCGCCCGGCGGCACGGTGTGGAACTGCTGGCGGTCGCGGGGCACGTTCTCCCGCTGCTGGCCGCCACCGTCACCCCACAGGGCTTGGTCGCCCTGGTACGCAAACCGCCGGCGAGATCGTTGCCCGACGTGCTCCCGGAGCATCTGCAGCGGCCGCTTGTGGCGGTGCTGGACGGCCTGCAGGATCCCGGCAACCTGGGCACCGTCATCCGAACGGCGGACGCCGCCGGCGTGGACGCGGTGTTGTTGACCGGGGGCACGGTCGACCTTTACGCCCCGAAGACGGTGCGGGCCGCCGCGGGTTCCCTTTTTCACGTACGGGTGGGAGAGCCGGCGGGACCCGGGGAATGCGCCGCGTTTCTTAAGACCAGGGGACTCTCCATCCTGGCCGCGGATCCCCGCGACGGGACCCCGGTTTTCGATTGTGACCTTACCGGGCCGGTGGCCCTGGTTATCGGCAACGAAGGGGCCGGGGTGGGGCCCGTTCTGCGGAAGGCGGCGGACGGACTGGTGAGGGTTCCCATGCTGGGCCGCGCGGAGTCTTTGAACGCGGCTGTTGCCGCCTCGTTGATCATTTACGAGGCCGTGCGCCAGCGCCTAAAAGCTCCTTGTGTTTGA
- a CDS encoding TrkA family potassium uptake protein — protein MVEESLKQFAVIGLGRFGSSVATSLAKMGYEVLAIDNDEAKINAIMDDVTHAVQADALDEEALKALGMRNFDVVIVAIGHDIQANILITVMLKEMGVKKVVAKARTELHGKVLARVGADRVVFPERDMGVRVARALVSGNILDAIELSPEYSIMEVVAPGSTIGRSLGEAALRRQHGISILAIRRGADVIIAPGADQTVQEGDVLVAVGRNDRLERWGLDER, from the coding sequence ATGGTGGAGGAGAGCTTGAAACAGTTCGCCGTCATCGGTTTGGGCCGCTTCGGGAGCAGCGTAGCCACGAGCTTGGCCAAGATGGGTTACGAGGTCCTGGCCATTGATAATGACGAGGCCAAGATTAACGCCATTATGGACGACGTGACACATGCCGTCCAGGCCGACGCCCTCGACGAGGAGGCGCTGAAGGCGCTGGGCATGCGCAACTTCGACGTGGTCATCGTTGCCATCGGCCACGATATCCAGGCCAATATCTTGATCACCGTCATGCTGAAGGAGATGGGCGTTAAGAAGGTCGTGGCGAAGGCGCGAACCGAGCTGCACGGCAAGGTGCTGGCGCGCGTGGGGGCCGACCGCGTGGTTTTCCCGGAGCGGGACATGGGGGTGCGGGTGGCACGGGCGCTGGTTTCGGGCAACATCCTCGACGCGATCGAGCTGTCACCTGAGTACAGTATCATGGAGGTCGTGGCCCCGGGTTCAACAATCGGCCGCTCCCTGGGCGAGGCCGCTTTGCGTCGGCAACACGGGATCAGCATCCTGGCCATCCGGCGGGGAGCCGATGTGATCATTGCTCCGGGAGCCGACCAGACCGTCCAGGAAGGTGACGTCCTCGTGGCCGTTGGCCGCAATGACCGGCTTGAACGTTGGGGCCTGGATGAACGATGA
- the pheT gene encoding phenylalanine--tRNA ligase subunit beta — MRVSYNWLKEFVDIDVPPGELAERLTFAGVAVESVEERGKDVSGVVTGVIKEVKPHPNADRLVICMVDGGRGGEPYQIVTGAPNVRAGQVVPVALDGARLAGGMVIRKARFRGTESRGMLCAADELGIGEDHEGILILPPDTPVGVDVKAVLGLDDAILELDLTPNRGDCLSVFGVAREVAAIYRLPLKRPRPAFREEGPDAAGRMKVEITDPGLCLRYVARLITGITVGPSPLWMQNRLTACGMRPINNIVDVTNYVMLELGQPLHAFDFGTVRDGRIIVRPAEPGERLVTLDGVERQLTPEMLLIAGVDRPLGLAGVMGGLDSEVTSGTKEVLLESACFNPVNIRRTARALGLRSEASNRFEKGIDISRCALAADRAVELMARMQAGTPAPGRVDNFPAPPPPKTVILRPARVNQILGLDVPRAEVEGILARLEFNPQPTGAPDGELVVTVPPHRPDILAEIDLIEEVARLYGYDKVPETLPFGETTPARRSREQQILSRLKLLLAGLGFNETATYSFVDPGQADRMRLDPAGPLREAEVVIANPLNEDQAVMRTQLFPGLVEMLARNYQRRNTDAALFEISTVFRRRPPEQLPEERLTLALAAIGKTPRGWNRRPQEMDFYFLKGALEQVLRHLGVGVPEFVPEKGDPSFHPGRTAAVMVQGRRVAVVGELHPDVLEAYDLPVRAVAAEVNLARLLALEPVEWVPESLPRFPAVERDLAVVIPDTVAAAEAMALITASGGEYLREVRLFDVYRGRQIPEGYHSLAFTLRFLALDRTLTDDEVNRALDGIRRAFQERLGAQMRT; from the coding sequence GTGCGGGTCTCGTATAACTGGCTGAAGGAGTTTGTCGATATCGACGTCCCCCCGGGGGAACTCGCCGAACGGCTGACCTTCGCCGGAGTGGCGGTGGAAAGCGTCGAGGAGCGGGGCAAGGACGTCAGCGGGGTCGTCACCGGCGTGATCAAAGAAGTCAAGCCGCACCCCAACGCCGACCGCCTGGTGATCTGCATGGTGGACGGCGGGCGGGGAGGCGAGCCTTACCAGATCGTGACCGGGGCGCCCAACGTCCGCGCGGGGCAGGTTGTCCCCGTCGCCCTGGATGGCGCGCGGCTGGCCGGGGGCATGGTCATCAGGAAGGCCCGCTTCCGCGGTACGGAATCCCGAGGCATGCTCTGCGCGGCCGACGAGCTGGGCATCGGCGAGGACCATGAAGGCATCCTCATCCTCCCGCCGGATACGCCCGTGGGCGTGGACGTGAAGGCCGTTCTCGGCCTCGACGACGCGATTCTGGAACTGGACCTGACCCCCAACCGCGGCGACTGCCTCTCGGTCTTCGGGGTAGCCCGCGAGGTGGCGGCCATTTACCGGCTGCCCCTCAAGAGGCCACGGCCCGCTTTCCGGGAAGAGGGGCCTGACGCCGCCGGGCGGATGAAGGTGGAGATCACGGACCCGGGCCTCTGCCTCCGCTATGTGGCGCGGCTGATCACCGGCATCACCGTCGGCCCCTCGCCCCTGTGGATGCAGAACCGCCTCACCGCTTGCGGCATGCGCCCGATCAACAACATCGTCGATGTCACCAACTACGTAATGCTGGAACTCGGCCAGCCGTTGCACGCCTTTGACTTCGGTACGGTCCGGGACGGGCGGATCATTGTGCGCCCGGCGGAACCCGGCGAACGGCTGGTAACCCTTGATGGGGTGGAAAGGCAGCTTACGCCTGAAATGCTGCTCATCGCCGGGGTCGATCGGCCGCTGGGTCTGGCCGGGGTGATGGGCGGTCTGGACAGCGAAGTGACGTCCGGGACGAAAGAGGTCCTCCTGGAGTCCGCCTGCTTCAACCCTGTAAACATCCGCCGGACCGCGCGGGCCCTGGGGCTCCGTTCGGAGGCCTCCAACCGCTTCGAGAAGGGGATCGATATCAGCCGCTGCGCTCTGGCCGCCGACCGGGCGGTGGAACTGATGGCCCGGATGCAGGCGGGCACGCCGGCCCCCGGCCGGGTGGACAATTTCCCCGCCCCCCCGCCGCCCAAGACCGTTATCCTGCGCCCGGCGCGGGTCAACCAGATCCTCGGCCTGGACGTGCCACGGGCCGAGGTGGAAGGTATTCTTGCCCGGCTGGAGTTCAACCCCCAGCCGACGGGGGCGCCCGACGGCGAACTGGTGGTCACTGTGCCTCCGCACCGGCCAGACATCTTGGCTGAGATAGACCTGATCGAAGAAGTGGCGCGTCTTTACGGTTACGACAAGGTGCCCGAGACCCTGCCCTTCGGAGAGACCACGCCGGCGCGGCGCTCCCGGGAACAGCAAATCCTTTCCCGCTTGAAGCTGTTGTTAGCCGGCTTGGGGTTCAACGAAACGGCCACCTACAGTTTTGTCGACCCGGGCCAGGCCGACCGAATGCGCCTTGATCCGGCCGGTCCCCTGCGCGAGGCGGAGGTGGTCATCGCCAATCCCCTCAATGAGGACCAGGCCGTGATGCGGACGCAGCTTTTCCCCGGCCTGGTGGAGATGCTGGCCCGCAACTACCAACGGCGCAACACCGACGCGGCGCTTTTTGAGATCTCAACGGTTTTCCGCAGGCGCCCGCCCGAGCAACTGCCCGAAGAAAGGCTGACCCTGGCCCTGGCGGCCATCGGCAAGACGCCGCGGGGCTGGAACCGCCGCCCGCAGGAGATGGATTTCTATTTCCTGAAGGGGGCGCTGGAACAGGTCCTACGGCACCTGGGAGTAGGGGTGCCGGAGTTTGTTCCCGAAAAAGGAGACCCGTCCTTTCATCCCGGCCGTACGGCCGCCGTCATGGTCCAGGGGCGGAGGGTGGCCGTTGTCGGCGAGCTGCACCCGGACGTCCTGGAGGCCTATGACCTGCCGGTCCGGGCCGTCGCCGCCGAAGTGAATCTGGCCCGGCTCCTGGCCTTGGAGCCGGTAGAATGGGTGCCGGAGAGCCTGCCCCGCTTCCCGGCGGTGGAGCGCGACCTGGCCGTCGTCATCCCGGATACCGTGGCGGCGGCCGAGGCGATGGCGCTCATCACGGCCAGCGGCGGCGAATACCTGCGTGAGGTACGGCTCTTCGACGTCTATAGAGGACGTCAGATTCCCGAGGGATACCACAGCCTGGCCTTCACCCTGCGGTTCCTGGCCCTCGACCGGACGCTGACCGACGATGAGGTCAACCGGGCGCTGGACGGCATCCGGCGCGCTTTTCAGGAGCGGCTGGGGGCCCAAATGCGCACCTGA
- the rplT gene encoding 50S ribosomal protein L20 produces MPRVKNNVAARKRHKKILKLARGYWGSKSKLFRVANQQVMRSLLYAYRDRRARKRDFRRLWITRINAAARQNGMSYNRFIQGLRTAGVAINRKMLAELAVNDEQAFGRLVEVARAHLNS; encoded by the coding sequence ATGCCGCGTGTCAAGAATAACGTCGCCGCCAGGAAGCGGCACAAGAAGATTCTAAAACTCGCCCGGGGCTACTGGGGATCCAAGAGCAAGCTTTTCCGGGTGGCGAACCAGCAGGTAATGCGTTCCCTGCTCTACGCCTACCGCGACCGCAGAGCACGGAAGCGCGATTTCCGGCGCCTCTGGATCACCCGCATCAACGCCGCCGCCCGGCAGAACGGAATGTCCTACAACAGGTTCATCCAGGGCCTGCGGACGGCCGGGGTGGCCATCAACCGCAAAATGCTGGCCGAACTGGCGGTGAACGACGAGCAGGCCTTCGGGCGCCTGGTTGAGGTTGCCCGGGCCCATCTGAACAGCTAG
- the thrS gene encoding threonine--tRNA ligase yields the protein MIVTLKDGSVREYPEGITPAAVAADIGPRLAKTALVAKVNGRLWDLGRPLDGDAAVEFLTFDDEEGRQVYRHSTAHVMAQAVKRLFPEARIAIGPAIADGFYYDFDIPGAFTPDDLERIEAEMQKIIKEDQPFERLEVPRDEALDYFRRKGEPYKVELIEDLPPEAPISFYRQGDFTDLCAGPHVPSTGRIKAVKLMNVAGAYWRGNERNRMLQRIYGTSFPKAADLKDYLFRLEEAKRRDHRRLGAELDLFSIQEEGPGFPFFHPKGMVLRNELEQFWRDAHRKAGYQEIRTPIILRRELWERSGHWDHYKENMYFTTIDEADYAVKPMNCPGSILIYRSKIHSYRELPIRLGELGLVHRHELSGVLHGLMRVRCFTQDDAHIYCRPDQVEEEIVRIIDLVEHIYRDVFGFDYHVELSTKPEKAMGSDEIWELATDALRNALETRGLPYKVNEGDGAFYGPKIDFHLRDSIGRTWQCGTIQADFLMPEKFDLFYIGEDGERHRPVMIHRVVFGSIERFIAILTEHFAGAFPLWLAPVQVKVLPITDRQAGYAREVTRRLDGQGLRVEYDGRNEKIGYKIREAQVQKIPYMLVVGEREVENGTVAVRHRAEGDLGAMSVSDFAARAWEEIRTRAR from the coding sequence ATCATAGTAACTCTGAAGGACGGGTCGGTCCGCGAATACCCCGAGGGCATCACCCCGGCCGCCGTCGCGGCCGACATCGGGCCGCGCCTCGCGAAGACGGCCCTGGTGGCGAAGGTCAACGGCCGCCTGTGGGACCTGGGACGGCCGCTGGATGGCGACGCTGCGGTGGAGTTCCTGACCTTCGATGACGAAGAAGGCCGCCAGGTTTACCGCCACAGTACGGCCCACGTTATGGCCCAAGCCGTGAAACGCCTTTTCCCCGAGGCCAGGATCGCCATCGGCCCGGCCATCGCCGACGGGTTCTATTACGACTTTGACATTCCCGGCGCCTTCACCCCTGACGACCTGGAGCGGATCGAGGCCGAGATGCAGAAGATAATCAAGGAGGACCAGCCCTTTGAGCGGCTGGAGGTGCCCCGCGATGAGGCCCTGGACTACTTCCGGCGCAAGGGGGAGCCGTATAAGGTGGAACTGATCGAAGATCTGCCCCCGGAGGCCCCGATTTCCTTCTACCGCCAGGGCGATTTCACCGACCTCTGCGCCGGGCCGCATGTTCCCTCAACGGGACGCATCAAGGCCGTGAAGTTGATGAACGTGGCCGGCGCCTACTGGCGGGGTAACGAGCGCAACCGGATGCTGCAGCGCATCTACGGCACCTCCTTTCCCAAGGCGGCGGACCTCAAGGACTACCTGTTCCGGCTGGAGGAGGCCAAGCGGCGTGACCACCGGCGCCTGGGCGCCGAACTGGATCTCTTCTCGATCCAGGAGGAGGGGCCCGGGTTCCCCTTCTTCCATCCCAAGGGGATGGTCCTGCGCAACGAGCTGGAGCAGTTCTGGCGGGATGCCCACCGGAAAGCCGGCTACCAGGAGATCCGCACCCCGATCATCCTGCGCCGGGAGCTATGGGAACGCTCCGGCCACTGGGACCACTACAAGGAAAACATGTACTTCACTACCATCGACGAGGCGGATTACGCTGTTAAGCCGATGAACTGCCCGGGCAGCATCCTGATCTACCGCAGCAAGATCCACAGCTACCGGGAACTGCCCATTCGCCTGGGCGAGCTAGGCCTGGTCCACCGCCACGAGCTTTCGGGCGTACTGCACGGCCTGATGCGCGTGCGTTGCTTTACCCAGGACGACGCGCACATCTACTGTCGCCCGGACCAGGTGGAGGAGGAGATAGTCCGCATTATCGATCTGGTCGAACATATCTACCGGGACGTCTTCGGTTTCGACTACCACGTCGAGCTGTCGACTAAACCGGAAAAGGCGATGGGCTCGGACGAAATCTGGGAACTGGCCACCGACGCCCTGCGTAACGCCCTGGAGACCAGAGGGCTGCCCTACAAGGTCAACGAGGGGGACGGGGCCTTCTACGGCCCGAAGATCGACTTCCACCTGCGCGACTCCATAGGACGGACCTGGCAGTGCGGCACGATCCAGGCCGACTTCCTGATGCCGGAGAAGTTTGACCTCTTCTATATCGGCGAGGACGGGGAGCGCCACCGCCCGGTGATGATCCACCGGGTGGTGTTCGGCAGCATCGAGCGCTTCATCGCCATCCTCACCGAGCACTTCGCGGGGGCTTTCCCGCTCTGGCTGGCCCCGGTGCAGGTCAAGGTGCTCCCGATCACCGACCGCCAGGCCGGCTATGCCCGGGAGGTCACCCGGCGCCTTGACGGGCAAGGGCTGCGGGTCGAGTACGACGGGCGTAACGAGAAGATCGGTTACAAGATCCGCGAGGCCCAGGTGCAGAAGATACCCTATATGCTGGTCGTGGGTGAGCGGGAGGTCGAGAACGGCACCGTGGCCGTGCGCCACCGCGCCGAAGGCGACCTGGGGGCGATGTCTGTTAGCGACTTCGCCGCCCGGGCTTGGGAGGAGATCCGTACCCGTGCCCGGTAG
- the rpmI gene encoding 50S ribosomal protein L35, with product MPKIKTHRGAAKRIARTGSGKLRARHAFKSHLLKDKSAKRKRRLGKAIILTPADEARLRSLLPY from the coding sequence TTGCCGAAGATTAAGACGCATCGCGGTGCCGCCAAGCGAATCGCAAGGACAGGCTCGGGCAAGCTGCGCGCGCGGCATGCCTTCAAGAGCCACCTCCTTAAGGATAAGAGCGCCAAGAGGAAACGCCGCCTGGGGAAGGCGATCATCCTCACCCCCGCCGACGAGGCGCGCCTGCGCTCCCTGTTGCCTTACTAG
- a CDS encoding cell division protein ZapA, with product MGATVQTSRVEVEIMGEYYVLRGDSSPEHIRELARRVDRMIREITSRNPRVSVAKAAVLAAINIADELKRLQESYDGLVKMIEGEREQ from the coding sequence GTGGGGGCGACCGTACAGACCAGCCGCGTGGAAGTGGAGATAATGGGGGAGTATTATGTGCTCCGCGGGGATTCTTCGCCGGAACACATCCGTGAACTTGCCCGCCGGGTGGATCGGATGATCCGGGAGATTACGTCCCGCAACCCCCGGGTATCGGTGGCGAAGGCGGCCGTCCTGGCGGCGATCAATATCGCCGACGAACTCAAACGATTGCAGGAAAGCTACGACGGGCTGGTCAAAATGATCGAGGGTGAGCGAGAACAGTGA
- the pheS gene encoding phenylalanine--tRNA ligase subunit alpha, whose protein sequence is MLDELNQIAVRARELLDTADSLESLEELRIRLLGKKGELTRFLRGLNGLPAEDRPRVGRRANEVKEEIEAILAARAAELKEAHRAARLNAERIDVTLPGTPLGVGTRHPLTLVREEIEEIFLGMGYTIVEGPEVETDYYNFEALNFPKDHPARDMQDTFLVDENLLLRTHTSPVQVRTFEKTAPHVPVRIIAPGRVYRRDDDATHSPMFHQVEGLAVDVNITFSDLKGTLAEFARKMFSPATRVRFRPSYFPFTEPSAEVDISCVICHGSGCRVCSHTGWLEILGAGMIHPRVLEVSGYDSEKVSGFAFGMGIERITMLKYGVDNMRLFFENDIRFLRQFARIV, encoded by the coding sequence ATGCTTGACGAACTTAACCAGATCGCCGTGCGGGCGCGGGAGTTGCTGGATACCGCCGACTCGCTGGAGTCGCTGGAAGAACTGCGCATCCGCCTCCTGGGCAAGAAAGGGGAGCTTACCCGGTTCCTGCGGGGGTTGAACGGCTTGCCGGCCGAGGACCGTCCCCGCGTCGGCCGGAGGGCCAACGAGGTCAAGGAAGAGATCGAGGCCATCCTGGCCGCCCGCGCCGCAGAACTTAAAGAGGCCCACCGCGCGGCCCGCCTGAACGCGGAACGGATTGACGTCACCCTGCCCGGAACGCCGTTGGGCGTCGGGACCCGTCACCCGCTGACCCTGGTGCGGGAAGAGATCGAGGAGATCTTCCTGGGGATGGGCTATACGATTGTCGAGGGGCCCGAGGTCGAGACCGACTATTACAATTTCGAAGCGCTGAACTTCCCCAAAGACCACCCGGCGCGCGACATGCAGGATACCTTCCTGGTGGACGAGAACCTGCTGCTGCGCACGCACACTTCGCCGGTGCAGGTACGCACCTTCGAGAAGACCGCCCCCCACGTGCCGGTGAGGATCATCGCCCCCGGGCGCGTCTACCGCCGGGACGACGACGCCACCCACTCGCCGATGTTCCACCAGGTCGAGGGCTTGGCCGTCGACGTCAACATCACCTTCAGCGACCTGAAGGGCACGCTCGCGGAATTCGCCCGGAAGATGTTCTCCCCGGCGACCCGGGTACGCTTCCGGCCCAGCTATTTCCCGTTCACCGAGCCCAGCGCCGAGGTGGACATCTCCTGCGTCATTTGCCATGGGAGCGGCTGCCGGGTCTGTTCCCACACCGGCTGGCTGGAGATCCTCGGGGCGGGGATGATCCACCCCCGCGTCCTGGAGGTCTCGGGGTACGATTCCGAGAAGGTATCCGGGTTCGCTTTCGGGATGGGCATCGAGCGCATCACGATGCTTAAGTACGGCGTCGACAACATGCGTCTCTTTTTTGAAAATGACATACGTTTCCTGAGACAGTTCGCCCGCATCGTGTAA
- the ytxC gene encoding sporulation protein YtxC: MVATEAGRSRSLADYLRREFKILRAKGLRVSLRETQPGHFRCRLQEKRFFGRRSHAGFRKAVANAAASLILSEWEALIGDELVRQASWFEPQDWDLVRGRLGIDRAHLRRWRPEIERRIAEHLEHMAMLVIEGFVRFRLRDIVEEVGGMASSLLDEYLLQQENRDFIRMLRNYARNKGGQSEAIHVIFSPSRVFRIYDERMCLLASNAEGFGVPVDDEVNHEDLLIASVVGLAPRRLVIHGQRCLPATLETLRDVFGDRVEVCTGCNLCSIWHKA, translated from the coding sequence GTGGTCGCCACCGAGGCCGGCCGGTCCCGGTCGCTGGCGGACTACCTGCGGCGGGAGTTCAAAATCCTGCGGGCCAAGGGGCTGCGCGTCAGTCTCCGGGAGACCCAGCCCGGCCATTTTCGTTGCCGGCTGCAGGAGAAGCGCTTTTTCGGAAGGCGTTCCCACGCGGGTTTCCGGAAGGCGGTGGCCAACGCGGCCGCATCGCTCATCCTGTCGGAGTGGGAGGCGCTGATCGGCGATGAATTGGTGCGCCAGGCCAGCTGGTTCGAGCCGCAGGACTGGGATCTCGTCCGCGGGCGGCTGGGGATCGACCGCGCCCACCTCCGGCGCTGGCGGCCGGAGATCGAGCGGCGGATCGCGGAGCACCTTGAACACATGGCGATGCTGGTCATCGAGGGCTTCGTCCGCTTCCGCCTGCGCGACATCGTGGAGGAAGTGGGCGGGATGGCCAGCAGTCTCCTGGACGAGTACCTTCTGCAGCAGGAGAACCGGGACTTTATCCGTATGCTCCGGAACTACGCCCGAAACAAAGGCGGCCAGTCCGAGGCGATCCACGTCATCTTTTCCCCGTCGCGCGTATTCCGTATTTACGACGAACGGATGTGCCTTTTGGCGTCCAACGCCGAGGGCTTCGGCGTGCCTGTGGACGACGAGGTGAACCACGAGGACCTGCTGATCGCCAGCGTGGTGGGGCTGGCGCCGCGGCGGCTGGTGATTCACGGCCAGCGCTGCCTGCCGGCCACCCTTGAGACGCTGCGGGACGTCTTCGGGGACAGGGTGGAGGTCTGCACGGGCTGTAATCTATGCTCGATCTGGCATAAGGCGTAA
- the infC gene encoding translation initiation factor IF-3: protein MSKDQRINLEIRAREVRLIDSDGAQLGIMPLRDALRLAEERGLDLVEVAPQARPVVCRIMDFGRFKYEQNKREKEARKKQRIINIKEVKLRPNIEDHDFEVKARNTMRFLREGDKVKVTMIFRGREIVHTQLGQQLLNRLADQVQHMAIIERQPKLEGRAMIMILAPRPQEQQQPQPQQ, encoded by the coding sequence ATTTCAAAGGATCAGCGCATCAACCTGGAGATCCGCGCCCGGGAAGTGCGGCTCATTGACTCCGACGGTGCGCAGTTGGGGATCATGCCCCTGCGTGATGCCCTGCGCCTGGCGGAGGAAAGGGGACTGGACCTCGTTGAAGTGGCGCCCCAGGCCAGGCCGGTGGTATGCCGGATCATGGATTTCGGCCGGTTTAAGTACGAACAGAACAAGCGGGAGAAAGAAGCCCGCAAGAAGCAGCGCATTATTAATATCAAGGAAGTTAAACTGCGCCCCAACATTGAGGACCACGACTTCGAGGTAAAAGCCCGTAACACGATGCGCTTCCTTAGAGAAGGGGATAAGGTCAAAGTCACCATGATCTTCCGCGGGCGGGAGATCGTGCACACCCAGCTCGGGCAGCAGCTCCTGAACAGGCTGGCCGACCAGGTGCAGCACATGGCCATCATCGAGCGGCAGCCCAAGCTCGAAGGCCGTGCCATGATCATGATCCTGGCTCCCCGGCCGCAAGAGCAACAACAGCCGCAACCGCAGCAATAA
- a CDS encoding DUF445 family protein, which translates to MLWLNAIMLPVVGALIGWLTNWLAVKMLFRPYRPFVIPGTGLVIQGLLPRRRRDLARTVGEVVERELFSVDDLLVHVRAGNVADRMSAAAQAAVYQAVIDRSPAILPLSVKKFFAELISEMIADEVPAVAEQVLTEVARAARGGISIARMVEERLNAFPLEELEGIVLRVASRELKHITVLGGVLGFVIGILQVGFLYLTRLTGGSGF; encoded by the coding sequence TTGCTCTGGCTTAACGCGATCATGCTTCCGGTGGTAGGGGCCCTGATCGGGTGGCTTACCAACTGGCTGGCGGTAAAGATGCTTTTCCGGCCCTACCGCCCGTTCGTCATCCCCGGCACCGGGCTGGTGATCCAGGGGCTTCTGCCCCGGCGCCGCCGTGACCTGGCGCGCACGGTGGGCGAGGTGGTCGAGAGGGAACTTTTTTCGGTGGACGACCTCCTGGTCCATGTCCGGGCCGGCAATGTGGCAGACCGGATGTCGGCCGCCGCGCAGGCTGCGGTCTACCAGGCGGTGATCGACCGCTCACCCGCCATCCTGCCCCTGTCGGTAAAGAAGTTCTTCGCCGAACTCATTTCCGAGATGATCGCCGACGAAGTGCCGGCCGTGGCTGAACAGGTCTTGACCGAGGTCGCCAGGGCGGCCCGGGGGGGCATCAGCATCGCCCGCATGGTGGAGGAACGGCTCAACGCCTTCCCCCTGGAGGAACTCGAGGGTATCGTGCTCCGGGTGGCCAGCCGGGAACTCAAGCACATCACCGTCCTGGGAGGTGTCCTGGGATTCGTCATCGGTATCCTGCAGGTGGGCTTCCTGTACCTGACCCGGTTGACAGGGGGTTCCGGTTTTTAA